Proteins from a single region of Streptomyces sp. TN58:
- a CDS encoding flavodoxin family protein: protein MAADENTATPAPYTDLTALYVNCTLKRSPETSNTEGLIDRSRAVMESAGARTSLIRAVDHDIATGVWPDMTEHGWESDQWPVLYSQIMDADILVLCGPIWLGDNSSVMKKVIERLYACSSLLNEHGQYAYYGRVGGALITGNEDGVKHCAMNVLYSLQHLGYAIPPQADAGWIGEAGPGPSYLDPGSGGPDNDFTNRNTAFMSWNLMHLAALLKRSGGIPAHGNQRSLWDAGCRFDFPNPEHR, encoded by the coding sequence GTGGCTGCCGACGAGAACACCGCGACCCCCGCGCCCTACACCGACCTGACCGCCCTCTACGTGAACTGCACGCTCAAGCGCTCGCCCGAGACCAGCAACACCGAAGGCCTGATCGACCGGAGCCGGGCGGTCATGGAGTCCGCGGGCGCCCGTACCTCCCTCATCCGCGCCGTCGACCACGACATCGCGACGGGCGTCTGGCCGGACATGACCGAGCACGGCTGGGAGAGCGACCAGTGGCCGGTCCTCTACAGCCAGATCATGGACGCCGACATCCTCGTGCTGTGCGGGCCCATCTGGCTCGGCGACAACAGCTCCGTGATGAAGAAGGTCATCGAGCGCCTCTACGCCTGCTCCTCCCTGCTGAACGAACACGGCCAGTACGCCTACTACGGCCGGGTCGGCGGCGCGCTGATCACCGGAAACGAGGACGGCGTCAAACACTGCGCCATGAACGTCCTCTACAGCCTCCAGCACCTCGGCTACGCGATCCCGCCGCAGGCCGACGCGGGCTGGATCGGCGAGGCCGGCCCCGGCCCCTCCTACCTCGACCCCGGTTCCGGCGGCCCCGACAACGACTTCACCAACCGCAACACCGCCTTCATGTCCTGGAACCTCATGCACCTGGCCGCCCTGCTCAAGCGCTCCGGCGGCATCCCGGCGCACGGAAACCAGCGCTCCCTGTGGGACGCCGGCTGCCGCTTCGACTTCCCCAACCCCGAGCACCGATGA
- a CDS encoding AMIN-like domain-containing (lipo)protein has protein sequence MINTRIRQFVALTTGALLAACLSFAAPASASTLSAATAAAQAPTPLVVNARWGGHATFDRIVIDLQGYTPTVTVTPVAQLVYDGSGKPVPLAGKHFLEIRLNPAAAHDDAGGSVYQGPKLQKIYLSKLKGLAMTGDYEGYVTFGAAFDTVPYYRAYSLHSPERFVVDIAH, from the coding sequence ATGATCAACACCCGTATCCGGCAGTTCGTGGCTCTGACGACCGGCGCTCTGCTCGCCGCGTGCCTGTCCTTCGCCGCGCCCGCCTCGGCCTCCACCCTGTCCGCGGCCACCGCCGCCGCCCAGGCCCCGACCCCGCTCGTCGTGAACGCCCGCTGGGGCGGGCACGCCACCTTCGACCGGATCGTCATCGACCTGCAGGGGTACACCCCCACGGTGACCGTCACACCCGTCGCACAGCTCGTCTACGACGGCTCCGGAAAGCCCGTCCCGCTGGCCGGGAAGCACTTCCTGGAGATCCGCCTCAATCCCGCCGCCGCGCACGACGACGCGGGCGGGAGCGTCTACCAGGGCCCCAAGCTGCAGAAGATCTACCTGAGCAAGCTGAAGGGCCTCGCCATGACCGGCGACTACGAGGGGTACGTGACCTTCGGCGCCGCCTTCGACACCGTCCCCTACTACCGCGCCTACAGCCTCCACTCGCCCGAGCGGTTCGTCGTGGACATCGCCCACTGA
- the glyA gene encoding serine hydroxymethyltransferase: protein MSVLNTPLHELDPDVAAAVDAELVRQQSTLEMIASENFAPTAVMEAQGSVLTNKYAEGYPGRRYYGGCEHVDVVEQIAIDRIKALFGAEAANVQPHSGAQANAAAMFALLKPGDTIMGLNLAHGGHLTHGMKINFSGKLYNVVPYHVDETGEVDMAEVERLAKESKPQLIVAGWSAYPRQLDFAAFRRIADEVGAYLMVDMAHFAGLVAAGLHPNPVPHAHVVTTTTHKTLGGPRGGVILSTQELAKKINSAVFPGQQGGPLEHVIAAKAVSFKVAASPEFKERQERTLEGAKILAARLVQDDVKAVGVDVLTGGTDVHLVLVDLRNSELDGQQAEDRLHEVGITVNRNAIPNDPRPPMVTSGLRIGTPALATRGFDAEAFTEVAEIIAQALKPTYDAEGLKARVSALAAKFPLYPSL, encoded by the coding sequence ATGTCCGTACTGAACACCCCTCTCCACGAACTCGACCCTGACGTCGCCGCAGCCGTCGACGCCGAGCTCGTGCGCCAGCAGTCGACCCTGGAAATGATCGCGTCGGAGAACTTCGCTCCGACCGCCGTCATGGAGGCCCAGGGCTCGGTCCTGACCAACAAGTACGCCGAGGGCTACCCGGGCCGCCGCTACTACGGCGGCTGCGAGCACGTCGACGTGGTCGAGCAGATCGCGATCGACCGCATCAAGGCGCTGTTCGGCGCCGAGGCCGCGAACGTCCAGCCGCACTCCGGTGCGCAGGCGAACGCCGCCGCGATGTTCGCGCTGCTCAAGCCGGGCGACACGATCATGGGCCTGAACCTGGCCCACGGCGGTCACCTGACCCACGGCATGAAGATCAACTTCTCCGGCAAGCTCTACAACGTGGTCCCCTACCACGTCGACGAGACCGGCGAGGTCGACATGGCCGAGGTCGAGCGCCTCGCCAAGGAGTCCAAGCCGCAGCTGATCGTCGCCGGCTGGTCCGCCTACCCGCGCCAGCTGGACTTCGCCGCCTTCCGCCGCATCGCGGACGAGGTCGGCGCGTACCTGATGGTCGACATGGCGCACTTCGCCGGCCTGGTGGCGGCGGGCCTGCACCCGAACCCGGTCCCGCACGCCCACGTCGTCACCACCACCACGCACAAGACCCTCGGCGGTCCGCGCGGCGGTGTCATCCTGTCGACGCAGGAGCTGGCCAAGAAGATCAACTCGGCGGTCTTCCCCGGCCAGCAGGGCGGCCCGCTGGAGCACGTGATCGCGGCCAAGGCCGTCTCCTTCAAGGTCGCGGCGTCGCCGGAGTTCAAGGAGCGCCAGGAGCGCACCCTGGAGGGCGCGAAGATCCTCGCGGCCCGTCTCGTCCAGGACGACGTCAAGGCCGTGGGCGTGGACGTCCTCACCGGCGGCACCGACGTGCACCTGGTCCTGGTGGACCTGCGCAACTCCGAGTTGGACGGGCAACAGGCCGAGGACCGCCTCCACGAGGTCGGCATCACGGTCAACCGCAACGCCATCCCGAACGACCCGCGGCCGCCGATGGTCACCTCGGGTCTGCGGATCGGTACGCCGGCCCTGGCCACCCGCGGTTTCGACGCCGAGGCCTTCACCGAGGTCGCCGAGATCATCGCGCAGGCGCTGAAGCCGACGTACGACGCCGAGGGCCTCAAGGCGCGCGTCTCGGCGCTCGCCGCGAAGTTCCCGCTGTACCCGTCGCTCTAG
- a CDS encoding L-serine ammonia-lyase, protein MAISVFDLFSIGIGPSSSHTVGPMRAARMFVTRLKKDGVLAQTASVRAELFGSLGATGHGHGTPKAVLLGLEGHSPRTVDVETADDEVERIRRSGRLRLLGAEIGDLHEIAFDEPNQLILHRRRSLPYHANGMTLFAYDDAGTPLLEKTYYSVGGGFVVDEDAVGEDRIKLDDTVLRYPFRSGDEMLRLANETGLSISSLMLENEKAWRTEEEIREGLLEIWRVMQSCVSRGMSREGILPGGLRVKRRAASTARQLRTEGDPMMHRSEWTTIYAMAVNEENAAGGRVVTAPTNGAAGVLPAVLHYYMNFVPGADEDGVVRFLLAAGAIGMLFKENASISGAEVGCQGEVGSACSMAAGALAEVLGGTPEQVENAAEIGMEHNLGLTCDPVGGLVQIPCIERNGMAAVKAVTAAKMAMRGDGSHKVSLDKVIKTMKETGADMKIKYKETARGGLAVNVIEC, encoded by the coding sequence GTGGCCATCTCCGTCTTCGATCTCTTCTCCATCGGCATCGGTCCCTCCTCCTCCCACACGGTCGGTCCGATGCGCGCCGCCCGCATGTTCGTGACGCGGCTGAAGAAGGACGGTGTGCTCGCCCAGACGGCGTCCGTGCGGGCCGAGCTCTTCGGGTCCCTGGGCGCCACCGGCCACGGCCACGGCACCCCCAAGGCGGTGCTGCTGGGCCTGGAGGGCCACTCCCCCCGCACCGTGGACGTGGAGACGGCGGACGACGAGGTGGAGCGCATCCGCCGGAGCGGCCGCCTGCGGCTGCTGGGCGCGGAGATAGGCGATCTCCACGAGATCGCCTTCGACGAGCCGAACCAGCTGATCCTGCACCGCCGGCGCTCCCTGCCCTACCACGCGAACGGCATGACGCTCTTCGCGTACGACGACGCCGGCACCCCGCTGCTGGAGAAGACCTACTACTCGGTCGGCGGCGGCTTCGTCGTGGACGAGGACGCGGTCGGCGAGGACCGGATCAAGCTCGACGACACGGTGCTGAGGTACCCCTTCCGCTCCGGTGACGAGATGCTGCGCCTGGCGAACGAGACCGGCCTGTCGATCTCCTCCCTGATGCTGGAGAACGAGAAGGCCTGGCGCACGGAGGAGGAGATCCGCGAGGGCCTTCTGGAGATCTGGCGCGTCATGCAGTCCTGCGTCTCGCGCGGCATGTCCCGCGAGGGCATCCTCCCGGGCGGCCTGCGGGTCAAGCGCCGCGCCGCCTCCACGGCGCGCCAGCTGCGCACCGAGGGCGACCCGATGATGCACCGCAGCGAGTGGACGACGATCTACGCGATGGCGGTCAACGAGGAGAACGCGGCCGGCGGCCGTGTCGTCACCGCGCCCACCAACGGCGCGGCGGGTGTCCTCCCGGCGGTCCTGCACTACTACATGAACTTCGTGCCGGGCGCGGACGAGGACGGCGTGGTGCGCTTCCTGCTGGCGGCGGGCGCGATCGGCATGCTGTTCAAGGAGAACGCCTCGATCTCCGGTGCCGAGGTCGGCTGCCAGGGCGAGGTGGGCTCGGCCTGCTCGATGGCGGCCGGCGCCCTCGCCGAGGTCCTGGGCGGCACCCCGGAGCAGGTCGAGAACGCCGCCGAGATCGGCATGGAGCACAACCTGGGCCTGACCTGCGACCCGGTCGGCGGCCTGGTCCAGATCCCCTGCATCGAGCGCAACGGCATGGCCGCGGTCAAGGCGGTCACCGCCGCCAAGATGGCGATGCGCGGCGACGGATCGCACAAGGTCTCCCTCGACAAGGTCATCAAGACCATGAAGGAGACCGGCGCCGACATGAAGATCAAGTACAAGGAGACCGCCCGCGGCGGCCTCGCGGTCAACGTCATCGAGTGCTGA
- the gcvH gene encoding glycine cleavage system protein GcvH codes for MSTPENLRYTKEHEWLSDVVDGVATVGITEFAANALGDVVYAQLPAVGDTVTEGETCGELESTKSVSDLYSPVSGEVVEANQDVVDDPALVNSAPFEGGWLFKVRISEEPKDVLSADEYTALTAGN; via the coding sequence ATGAGCACCCCCGAGAATCTGCGTTACACCAAGGAGCACGAGTGGCTGTCCGACGTCGTGGACGGCGTCGCGACGGTCGGCATCACGGAGTTCGCGGCCAACGCGCTCGGTGACGTCGTCTACGCGCAGCTCCCCGCGGTCGGCGACACCGTCACCGAGGGCGAGACCTGTGGCGAGCTGGAGTCGACCAAGTCGGTCTCCGACCTCTACTCCCCGGTATCCGGCGAGGTCGTCGAGGCCAACCAGGACGTCGTGGACGACCCGGCGCTCGTCAACAGCGCACCGTTCGAGGGCGGCTGGCTGTTCAAGGTGCGCATCTCGGAAGAGCCCAAGGACGTGCTCTCCGCCGACGAGTACACCGCACTCACCGCCGGTAACTGA
- a CDS encoding dihydrofolate reductase family protein has translation MEQLLRVQNFTVSRDGFGAGEPQSLERPFGHADPGVMFAWAGATASWPNRTDPGGSRGLDDYFTRDFTHNIGAEIMGRNKFGPQRGPWADHDWKGWWGDEPPFHTPVFVMTHHPRPSFTLSDTTFHFVGGEPAAVLETAREAARGRDVRLGGGATTVREFLDAGLVDTLHVAVAPVDLGSGVRLWESPEDLLDRYHLEVVPSPSGVTHHLFWRR, from the coding sequence GTGGAGCAGCTGCTGAGAGTCCAGAACTTCACCGTCTCGCGCGACGGATTCGGGGCCGGTGAGCCCCAGAGCCTGGAGCGGCCGTTCGGCCACGCCGACCCCGGGGTCATGTTCGCGTGGGCCGGGGCCACCGCGAGCTGGCCCAACCGCACGGATCCCGGCGGCAGCCGGGGCCTGGACGACTACTTCACCCGCGACTTCACGCACAACATCGGCGCCGAGATCATGGGCCGCAACAAGTTCGGGCCCCAGCGCGGGCCCTGGGCCGACCACGACTGGAAGGGCTGGTGGGGCGACGAACCCCCGTTCCACACACCGGTCTTCGTCATGACCCACCACCCGCGGCCCTCGTTCACGCTCTCCGACACCACCTTCCACTTCGTCGGCGGCGAACCGGCGGCGGTCCTGGAAACGGCCAGGGAGGCGGCGCGGGGCAGGGACGTCCGGCTCGGCGGCGGAGCCACCACCGTCCGGGAGTTCCTGGACGCCGGTCTCGTCGACACCCTGCACGTGGCGGTGGCGCCCGTGGACCTCGGCTCCGGGGTGCGGCTGTGGGAATCTCCCGAGGACCTGCTCGACCGCTACCACCTGGAGGTCGTACCCAGCCCCAGCGGTGTGACGCACCACCTCTTCTGGCGCAGGTGA